TATTTCTACTCTCCCTTGTAAAATAATATATAGTATATCGTTTTTCATATTTGGATCTAATATAAATACATCTTCCTTATAGTTTTTTTCAACGAAATGATTTGAAATAATATTTGGTGTTCTGTTAAATAATTCTTTAAAATCCATAAAAATCTCCTTTCGGGTCATTTGACCTATATGAACCATACTATAATACCCTATTATATTACTTAAGGAGAATGTTATGAGAAAATTTATTATAGATACTGATACTGGAAGTGATGATGCAATTGCACTAATTATGGCATTAAAAAGTAAAGAAATAAATATAGAAGCAATTACTACAGTATGCGGAAATATTACATTAGAGCAAGCAACATTAAATGCTTTAATGACAATAGAAGTAACAGATACTGTCAAACCACCAGTATTTTCTGGTTCAAGTAAACCATTAAAACGGAAATTGGAAACAGCTGAAGGTGTTCATGGACAAGATGGTATGGGGGGCAAGGGATTAATACATCCAACCCTGAAAAAAACAGGTAGTAATGCAGTAGAGAAAATATTATCAATAGTAGAAGAAAACCCAGGAGAGATAGAGATAATTACAATTGGACCAGTAACTAATCTTGCTCAAGCTATATTAGAAGCACCAGAAACAATGAAAAAAGTTAAGCATATTTATTCTATGGCTACAGGTGGGTTTGGTCCTGGAAATGTCACTCCAGTTGCAGAATTTAATGTTTATGTCGATGCAGAAGCATTTGATATAATGCTAAGATCTGATATTCCAATAACTATAGCTGGTTTTGATATCTGTATTGGGGATGCTGCATTTAATGAGGATGAAATAAACTTCTTGCGTAGTTCAGAAAGTAGTCTAGCTCGATTTGCAATGGATATAAATAGCCAAAAGATTGAGTGGAATATAAAGACATATAACCGTTACGCTGTAAATTTACCTGACCCTGTTGCTATGGCGGTTGCTCTATGGGACGATATTGTTATCGAAAAGGTAGAAGCTCATTGTCACACTTGTATAAAAGAAGAAGCGGCATATGGGCAGGTAATTGTAGATACAGGAAAGTTTGGTAATAAAACAGAAGATTTTAATGCTGTTGTTATTAAATCAATAGATGCGGATTTGTATAAAAAACGTCTGATTAAATTATTAGTAGATTAATATATTTTTTTAATTTTATCATGAAAATAAATAGAGAACTGTCGGTAATGGTTATTGGTAAAGCTATATGAAAATGGAGTAAAAACTAAATATTAGGATTATTTAAATTTATGTATTATAGTTTAAGTAGAGAGGTACTTGAAATGGATACTGAAAAGAAAATCTTTAAATACGATATGAACTCTCAAGAAGTATTATATTAGGTAGCAAAGTATATTCAGCACCATTTTATTTGTCTATAAATCATATTAAAGGAGCTTGCCATGGGTGATATTGATAAAAATGGAAGAAATGCAAAAATTAACAAAGATACTAAAACGTTCGTTATTGATACCAACGTTTTAATTCATCGTCCTGATGCCATATTTTCTTTTAAAAATAGTAAGGTTGTTATTCCTATTGAGGTATTTGAGGAGTTAGACAAACTTAAATCAGAGCACCACTCTGGTAGGGGTAAAAGTGCAAGAACAGCAGTTAGATTAATAGATGGAATTATTAGTAAAAGGGATGTTTCTAAGGGTGTAAAAATGCCTAGTGGAGGACTTCTAGTAATCCCCATTCTAGAGGATTTTAAGGAGTTTCACGGTCTTGTAAAGGGCAAAAAGGATAATCATATACTTTTAACAGCCCTTGCATTAAAACAACAGGGGGATTTAGTATTTTTTGTCTCAAAGGATATAAATGCTAGAATTAAAGCTGAAGCCCTTGGCATTAGAGCTGTTGATTATGAGAAACATAAGGTTAGTACAAACGACCAGTATAAGGGGTATGTTGAACTTGAGGTTTCCGAGGATAAGTGTAAAGAGTTAGAGGAGATGAAGTCTGTAGAACTTGAGGGTAACTTCTATGACAATCAATACTGTTTTTTAACAAACTCATCATCATCTACTATATATATAGGTCGATACGACAAGGAAGCTGAGTGTTTTAGGCATATACCATCTAATTTAGAACCTGTAACAGGTATAAGCGCTTTAAATACCGAGCAGAGGATAGCTTTTGATGCACTTCTTAACCCAAATATCAATCTTGTAACCCTAGTAGGGGCAGCTGGAACAGGAAAGACTCTTTTGGCCATAGCTTCTGGATTGCATATGGTTACCTTTGAAAAACAGTACTCCAGGGTTTTAGTTAGCAGGCCTATTGTTCCGATGGGTAATGATATTGGTTTTTTACCAGGGGAGAAGTCCCAAAAAATGTCCCCTTGGATGCAACCTATTTTTGATAATCTGGAGTTTATTATCGAGAGGTCTAATAAACAGAATGTTAAGAGTGTGGATCAGCTAATTAATAATAAGATATTGGAGATTGAGGCTTTAACCTATATTAGAGGTAGAAGTTTGCCAAAGCAGTATATAGTTGTTGATGAGGCACAAAATTTAACAACCCATGAAATTAAAACTATTGTTAGTAGAGCAGGTGAGGATACAAAGGTTATATTAACTGGAGACCCATACCAGATAGATAACCCATACTTAGATTCGGAATCAAACGGATTAATAACCCTGGTTGAGGCTTTTAAAGAGGAGAAAATATCTGCCCATGTAACATTAACAAAAACAGAGAGAAGTTCCTTAGCTGAGTTAGCTACACAACTTCTTTAATATACTAATTATTCCAGGGTCTCTTTTAAATCTGATAATAGAGTATCAGCATCAAAGGGGCCCATATATTTTATCTTCTTATTTACAGTTAATATAGGAAATGAAAAACTCATGTTTATTAGGGTTTTTACATCCTGATACTCTGATAGATCTTCCTTATATATATCTTTAAACTCTACACTTACCTTATGTTGTAGGGAGGCTTTAATTACAGAATCTTGAAGCTGTTTTGTTAGTTCTCTACATGTTATCTGGGGTATGTTAACAGTGCACTTGTGATCTCCATTATCATCACACCCGCTACACGATGAACAACTACTTGTAATTGGGGACTCTTCTTCACCAAATAATATAATTTCATTCATTCCTCTATTTTGCACATTTAGAAATATAATGTAAATATTAATTAAAGTTTATTATTGTTTTGCATTCCTCTAATATGGTTATTATAATAAAGATATGAGAGATATAGAAAAGTGTGTAATTTGCAATAACGAGATCACAAATACTATGGTATTATGTCCAAACTGTGGGAACGTTATAAACAGAGCAGATTACAGTGAAAATAGGGTAAAGTATAATTACACCCTAGATAAAAATATAGAATCCCTAGAAAAAATTGATATGGCATTATGCCATTTAGAAGAGGAGTTAGATGCCTTTTTGTGTAAAAAAAGATAGACAATCTTCAAATATCTAACACAAAAAACTTTCAAACTATTAAGTTTAATGATAGTGTATCTTTTATTACATGATAAGTTAAAGAGATAGAGCCAGTTTGTCGATAATGACTATAATAACTTTAAGGAGGTCCTATGAGGCGAGGGGCATTAAACTCATATAAAGAGACTAAGGTAACTACTGCAACACAGAGTAAGTTAATTATAATGTTATATGATGAGGTTATAAAACAGATTACTATTGGTGTTGAAGCAGTAAAAACCAAAAAAGCAAAGGATGTTTCACACAACGCTTTTGTAAAATCCCAGGATTGTATATCGGAGCTTATGGTCTCCCTGGATCTTGAGAAGGGTGGTGATATAGCCCAAAACTTATTTAGCCTGTATAACTATTTTAATAGGGAGTTATTGGAAGCTAATACTAGTGGGAAAATAGAAAAAGCACTTGATGTACAGAGTATGATGAAAGAGTTAAGATCGTCTTGGGTCTCTATCTCTGGTACCACTGAACATGAAACAACTCCGGATAGAGTAGGAATAAATATCGCTGGATAGATTAGAAGTTTTAGAAGAGAGGGTTTTTAAATCCATAGAGGAGTATAAAACCCTAATTATTTCCCTTAAAAAATCATTTAAAACAAAAAACACAGATCAGATAACCTTTTTACAGCTAAAAGAGAAGGAACTATTAAAAACCCTAACTAGACGGGTAAAACTCTATAACAGCTATATTAAGGATCAGAAACTACCTCCTGGGGATATAAATAATCGATTAATTGAATTAAACTCATATATAAAAAATATTAGAGACGAGCTAATATTAGATAAAGAGATATTAAAAACAGAAATTTCCAGGGTTAATAAAGTTGTAAGACCCCTTGGGAAAGGACGTGACTATACCGCAGGGAGGATAGATATAACTACATGAGCAACAAGGAACCTTTATATATATTAGATGGATACGCTATTATCTTTAGATCATATTATGCATTTATAAATAGACCATTAAAAAATAGCCAGGGTAACAATATAAGTGCTATTTTTGGATTTTATAGAACACTTTTTAATTTTTTTAAGACCTATAAACCAAAGAATTTTATTGTAGCCCTAGATAGTAAGGGCCCAACCTTTAGAAGTGATATATTCCCGGAGTATAAGGCAAATAGATCCCCTGCTCCAGAGGACTTAATAGCCCAATTTCCTATAATAATAAACATATTAGAGGAGCTTAATATCCCCTCTGTAGGGTTAGTTGGTTATGAGGCCGATGATATTATAGGAACCCTTGCATCCCGGTGCGAAAAAGAGTCTAGGCAGTGTTTTATTATTTCTGGGGATAAGGACTTAATGCAGTTAATATCGGACAATGTAACCCAGTTAATTCCTGATGGTAAAGGAAGTTATACCGTATTTGATAGTAAAAAAGTATTTGAAACAAAGGGAGTACACCCAAATCAAATAATTGACTACCTATCTCTTATGGGGGATTCTGCAGATAATATTCCCGGGGTTAAGGGTATAGGAGAGAAGACCGCAGGTAAACTTTTAGACCAATTTAAAACTCTTGAGAACCTGTATGCTAATATTGAAAATGTTAAAGCTAAGGGGCAAAGAGAGAAGTTAATAAATGGAAAAGAGAGTGCTTTTTTAAGTAAAAAACTTGTTGTATTAGACTTAAATACCCCAATTGACATTGAACCTAAAGACTGTATTCTCCCTGAAATTGATGGGAAGCTAAGCCAGGAGCTATTCGCTGCCCAGGGAATTAATGCCGTATCCCCAGGTGGAACTTCTTCTAATGAGAAACCTAAAGAAGAGGGTAAAAAGGGTAGTTATAAGGTAATTCTGGATAAAGATGAGTTAGATTTAGTTATTAATAAAGCTATTGAGAGTAAAATTGTAGCATTTGATTGTGAGACTGACTCTTTAGATGCTATAAGTGCAAACCCTGTAGGGTTTTCAATATCATTTGTTAAAGAAGAGGCCTACTATATTCCTTTAAAAGCAAAGGGGTGTGAACCACTTGAAGAGGAAGTAGTTAAAGATGCCCTTAAAAAACTGTTTAATAGTGCCCAGATTGTAGGGCAAAATATAAAGTATGACTATAAGGTTTTAGCTAAATGGGGTCTTAATATAAAGAATATTATTTTTGATACAATGGTCGCAGCCTGGATATTAGACTCATCTATTACAAGCTACTCAATGGATAGTTTAGCAAAGAGTAGACTTAATTATACCACAGTAGCATTTAAGGATATTGTTCCAAAAAATGGTGTTTTTAGTGATGTCCATATAGATTTAGCTACAGAGTATGCAGCAGAGGATGCTGATATAACATATAGATTATACCTTGATATGGTAGATGATCTAGATAGGGATGCAACACTTAAAAAATTACTTTATAACATTGAAATACCTCTAATTAATATTTTAGCGAATATGGAGATTGAGGGGGTTTTATTAGATGGGGAGAACCTTAATAACTTCTCAAAAGAGTTAGAGAATAGTATTAAAGAGTGCGAAAAAGAGATTTTTAACATATGTGGAAAAGAGTTTAATATAAGCTCTACTAAGCAGTTACAGGAAGTTCTGTTTGAAGATAGGGGACTTACTCCTATTAAAAAAACAAAGACCGGTTACTCTACAGATACAGCGGTTTTAGAGCAGTTGGCTAAAGAGGATGTTGTTCCAGAAAAAATTATAGAGTACCGTGGTTTATCTAAACTTAAATCAACTTATGCTGATGCCCTACCTAAACTAATAAATAACAGAACAGGAAGGGTTCATACCCACTTTTTACAAACAGGAACAGCTACTGGTCGATTAAGTAGTAAGGATCCTAACCTACAAAATATTCCGGTAAAGGATGATAGGGGAAGACGTATAAGGTCAGCCTTTGTTCCAACGCCAGGTAAAGTATTTTTGTCCGCCGACTATTCACAAATTGAGCTTGTTGTTCTTGCCCACCTTTCTAAAGACCCGGGGTTAGTTAGTGCCTATAATAATGGAAGGGATATTCACACCCAGACTGCGGCAATTATTAACCAGGTAGAATTAGAAGATGTAACACCTGGAATGAGAAGAGTCGCTAAAACTATTAACTTTGGTGTAATGTATGGAATGAGTGCTTTTAGGTTATCTAACGAGTTAGAGATTCCAAGAAAGGCAGCAGCAGATTTTATTAATAGATATTTTACAGAGTTTGCGGGTATTAAAACCTTTATGGATGAGACCCTTCTAGAGGCGGAAGAGCACGGTTATGTATCAACAATTTTAGGTAGAAAAAGGGTTTTACCTGGTATAACAAGTAGTAATAAAATGGTTAAGGCTGGTGCCCAAAGAGCAGCTGTAAACAGTGTTGTTCAAGGTTCCGCAGCCGATATTATGAAGCTTGCTATGTTAGAAATAAACAAGAGAATAAAAGAGGAGTGTCCAAACTCTAAAATGGTTCTACAGGTACACGATGAGTTTATCTTTGAGGCGAACTTAGATGAGGTGGAAATATTAAGATCCCTTGTTAAAGAGTCTATGGAGGGGGCGTATAAGCTAATTGTGCCCCTTACATCCTCAATTGAGACTGGTAATAATTGGGGGGATATTCATTAATGGTTATTGCCCTATCTGGAAAGTGTTGCTCAGGAAAAAACTACATAAGTTCTATTTTTGAGAGTAGGGGATTTAAAATAATAGATGTGGATATTCTTGCAGGAGAGATCTTCTCTAAATTAGATAACCAGATTCTTAAAATTTTTGGAAACACTGTTTTAGTTAATGGAAGAGTAGATAAAAAGAGAGTAGGTGATCTTCTTTTTAAGGATAAGGAAAAAAGAGAGGAACTAGAGGGGATTATTCACCCCTTAGTTTATGATAGAATAATTGAGATAATAGGTGATAAAGGGGACTATATAATAAATATTCCCCTGTTAAAACCAAGTATTTTAGTGGATTATTTAGATTATATAGTATGGATTAAATCTCCACTTTTATTAAGATTATATAGGGCAAAACATAGGGACAACTACACTTTTATTACATTAGTTAGAAGAATATGGGCTCAAAAAAAACTTAGTGTTAAATATTTTATAACTACGGTCGATATTTATTATATATATAATAGTTGGTTTACTAAGGGACTAGATAAACAGGTTAGTTCAATTTTAAACAAGCTTTAAAGAGGTTAGAATGGCAGATAATGTTAAAAAAGATATAAATGATACTAAAATTTCCACAGATACGCTCTTTGTACTACTACTTGTAATTTGCGGGATAGCTGTAATTATCTTAGCCGCCTACCTACTGTACAAACCCCACCAGGGAAGTAATGATGTTGTAATTAGGGATATAATTGTCTCCGGTGCAATTCCAAATGAGAGTGAAAGTGTTCAAAGTGTAGAGGACTCTTTAAAAAATAGTTATTTAGTGGAGCCTACATTAGATGAGGAAAAGAAAGAAGAGCCTAAATTAGAAGAGAGTATAGAAGATGAGACTCTAATAACTAAAAAAGACCAAGACCTTCCGGTAATTAAGGATAAACCAATCTTCAAAAAATCAACTACAACCCCTGTATTAAAACAGACTGTAACTAAAACTACAGTTGTTAAACCTAAAAAGGTTCAACAAAAATTAGTTACAATTAAGGCTTATTGGATACAGGTTGGCTCCTTCTCTTCCAGTGCCCAGGCTAATAAAAGTGTAGACCTTCTTAAATCCAAGGGACTATCTTCCAGGGTTGTATTAAAAAGTGTTAACGGAAAGAGTGTTTATAGAGTTAGAATAGGCGCCTACGAAAGTAAGGATGAAGCTGATAAATTTTTAAGTGAAGTTCAAAAAATTGATGGCTATTCTGGAAGTTATGTATCGGAATCTACAACACAAAAATATATAGATATATAAAAAATCAAACAAACTCTTGCAGTTTAATGATTTTATATTAGAATTAGAGGTATTAAATAATATAAGAGATGCAATGATAGATTTAGATAATACCTTAATGTTCAAGACACTTTTTAAGTTATTGGACCATGATACTCGAAATACCTTTGTTAAGCTAAACGCACTAGTTTCGGATTTAGACGAATCTCCTGTAAAGGATATGATTACTGACTCTGTTCAAGAGCTATACGATATAATAGCCTCTTCTTCCGGTTTTATTGATGGTAAGAAGAGAATTATGTCCATGTATGATATAATATCCCAGTTATCCCTAACATCGGATAAAATCGCGTTGTCCCATCACCATAGGGTAAAACTTACTACAGATCCAAAAATATATCTGTTTGTAGAGGTTTCAGAACTCTTTAACCACGCTATTTTAAATATAATAGAGAATGCATTAAAGTACTCCCCAACTGATACTGTTGTAGAAGTTGATATAAAACGGGAAGAGAACTATGTTACTGTATATGTTAAGGATTCAGGTATAGGTATAGATAAAGGTGAGTTAGAAGCTATCTTTAATCAGGGTTATAGGGCCTCTAATGCTAAGAGTTTTGAAGGTACCGGAACTGGGCTTTGGATTACTAAGAATATTATTCAGAGGGATTCTGGTACTATAGAAGTTTATCAAAATGATGATAAAGGAACTATTTTTAAAGTGATGGTCCCAATATTTTTTACAAATAGCCTTGAAGAGTCTATGGATATTGTAATATTTAACTATGTTGAGGATAACGATGAGTTAGATAAGAGTTTAAGCAGTGTCAAAACACTAATAGATATGCATAATCCACCACCCCAGTACCACTATGACTCCCTTGTGTTTGCAAACTTACTAAACTATCTAAGAAAAGAGAAAAGAAATAAGACTGAGTCCCACTTTAAAGAGAAGTTATTAGAGATCAAATCAAAAAACCCTAATGGTAAAACAGTATTAATTGTAGATGATTCTACCTATGTTCACTACTATTTAGGTTCATTCTTTTCCAAACTCGGTTATAGGGTTTTAGATTTTGCATATAATGGACAGGAGGGTTTTAACCTATATGAAACATATAACCCAGATATTGTAACTTTAGATATTACTATGCCTGTAATGTCTGGTTTAGAAGCTAGTGAGAAGATTTTAGAGTTTGACCCAAAGGCAAAATTACTCTTTTTATCCGGGTTAGGTGGTCATGGGGGGCTTCATGCTACTATTAACAATAAGTTAAAGGGTAGACCCTATGGAATTTTAACAAAACCCTTTAAATTGGAAGATTTAAAAGACGCTTTAACTACTTTTAACCAACTATAGTGTAGTCTATAGGTTTATTATATATTTTAGAGTCCTCTGGAACAGACTTAACTATCCATACATTACCACCTATAGTTGAGTTTTTTCCAACTACAGTCTCCCCTCCTAATATTGTAGCTCCAGCATAAATAGTAACTCCATCCTCTATTGTTGGGTGTCTCTTTATATTCGCTTCCTCTTTTTTAACACTAAGTGCACCAAGGGTAACTCCCTGGTATATTTTTACACTCTTACCTATAACAGTGGTCTCACCAATTACTACCCCTGTACCGTGGTCAATAAAAAAAGATTCACCAATTGTAGCACCAGGGTGAATATCTATTCCTGTTGTTTCATGGGCGTATTCTCCCATCATTCTAGGTATTAATGGGATCTTCATTAAGTAGAACTCATGGGCAATCCTATGGATCATTACAGCCTTTAAGCCAGGGTATGATAGTATAACCTCTTCCATTGATGCTGCAGCCGGGTCTCCTGCTAAGGCTGCCTCCGCATCTAGAAGCAGTTTAGAACGTATTTTAGTCAACCTTGAAAGTAGTTCTAAGGTATGGTCAAGGGATGATGATAGACAACCTTCACAGTTACAAGAGTCCGAGGAAACTAACTTTTTACATGAAGCCTTTTTAGTTTCACTGTAGAGTTTTTTAAAAAGTCTGTTTAACTTTTCACTAGTTCTATAGGATAAAATTGATTGATCAATAACTTCATCTGCTTGGAACCCTGGAAACATTAGGGACTCTATAATCATTAATATCTTTTTAATACTCTCGCGGGAGGGTAGGGATGGCCCATCAATATGGTTTACACCTCCACCTAAGCTATATGATTTTAGTAACTCTTTTTTTATTTTATCTAATTTATCATCATCCATAAAAGTAATTTAAGTTTTCCTATGTAAAAAGTCTACCTATTGTGCTTTATTTTATAGATTATCACTTATATATTCAGCAAAGTGTTCTTTGAAGTAGTTGGACTTAACATCATTTTTAATATGTTTATTTATAAACTCTTCAATTTCAGTTTTATCCCCATTTATTAGTGCTTTTGTAATTTCTTTATGGTCACTATACAGTTTATTTAATTTCTCCTTCTCTAACATATGGAGTCTTCTATATCTTATATAATGGACATTTAACTTCTGAATTAAATTCCAAAGAAACTCTCTCTTTGCAGCTATAAAAAGATTTTTATGAAAAAGATCATCATACTTTAGAAATTTATTAAAGTAGTTCTCTTCTCCAATTACTCTATGTTGTTCCTTAAGAAGCTTTTCAAGCTCTATTATAGTCTCCTTGGACAGGTTTCCACATAGGTCTGTTAATATCTGTTTCTCTAGGGTAGACCTTAAGTAGATTATCTGTTCTACAGACTTAAGGTCTATATAGGATACTCTAGTTGCCCGTTGAGGGGAGATAACAATGTAATCATCAGCTGATAACTGTTTAAGAATATCCCTTACCGGGGTTCTTGATATGCTGTATCTTGCTGTTAATGTAGCTTCACTAAGTGCTGAACCCGGCTTTAGGGTGAGATTAAGTATTTCATCTTTTAATTGGTTTATTATTTGATCCTTTGTTAATGCCATTATTATTTATACACATTAAATATTGAACTTGACAACAGGTAATTTCTAAACTATCGTTAGATATAGTCAAACTTGTATACAAGTTTATAGGAGTTTATATGGAAATGACATGGCGATGGTATGGTGAGAATAATGATTCAATTACACTAGACCATATAAGACAGATACCCGGTGTTACTGGGATAGTTTGGTCCCTGCATGATAAGGCTGCAGGGGATATTTGGGAAATGGATAGAATCCAACAGGTTACCGACCTTATACGGAGTAAGGGATTTACCCCTGATGTAGTTGAAAGTGTAAATGTCCATGATGATATTAAACTTGGACTCCCAACTAGGGATGGATATATAGATACTTACATTGATACAATAGAGAAACTCTCCAAGGTGGGTGTTAAGGTTATTTGTTATAACTTTATGCCAATTTTTGACTGGACAAGAACAGACCTATATAAAGAGCATCCCGATGGTTCTAATGCCCTTTTTTATGAAAAAAATGCTATAGACTTAGATCCAAAGGTTATGGCTAAAAAAATTATTGACGGAGCAGGGGACTTCTCTATGCCGGGTTGGGAACCTGAGAGAATGGCTAAGCTTGATGAACTCTTTAAAGCTTATGAGGGCGTTACAGAGGATATCTTATTTGAAAACCTAAAATACTTTCTAGAGAAGATAATACCTGTATGTGAGAGGTGTGGAGTAAAAATGGCTATCCATCCAGATGATCCTCCTTGGCCTATATTTGGACTTCCTAGAATTATTAGAAGTAGAGACCACATTGCAAGATTTTTAAAACTTGTTGATTCTCCATATAATGGGTTAACACTTTGTACAGGATCTCTAGGTCCAAATCTGTCAAATGATATACCAGCAATAGTTAGGGAGTTTCAAAACAAGATAGCCTTTGCCCATATTAGGAATGTAAAGGTTTTTGATAATGGAGACTTTATTGAGGCCTCCCATAGGGGTAAAGATGGAAATGTGGATGTATATGAAGTTTTAAAAGCATACCATGATAATAACTTTACAGGTTATATTAGACCTGACCATGGAAGACATCTATGGGGAGAAGAGAAAAATTGTAGGCCT
Above is a genomic segment from Thiospirochaeta perfilievii containing:
- a CDS encoding GntR family transcriptional regulator, with product MALTKDQIINQLKDEILNLTLKPGSALSEATLTARYSISRTPVRDILKQLSADDYIVISPQRATRVSYIDLKSVEQIIYLRSTLEKQILTDLCGNLSKETIIELEKLLKEQHRVIGEENYFNKFLKYDDLFHKNLFIAAKREFLWNLIQKLNVHYIRYRRLHMLEKEKLNKLYSDHKEITKALINGDKTEIEEFINKHIKNDVKSNYFKEHFAEYISDNL
- the uxuA gene encoding mannonate dehydratase produces the protein MEMTWRWYGENNDSITLDHIRQIPGVTGIVWSLHDKAAGDIWEMDRIQQVTDLIRSKGFTPDVVESVNVHDDIKLGLPTRDGYIDTYIDTIEKLSKVGVKVICYNFMPIFDWTRTDLYKEHPDGSNALFYEKNAIDLDPKVMAKKIIDGAGDFSMPGWEPERMAKLDELFKAYEGVTEDILFENLKYFLEKIIPVCERCGVKMAIHPDDPPWPIFGLPRIIRSRDHIARFLKLVDSPYNGLTLCTGSLGPNLSNDIPAIVREFQNKIAFAHIRNVKVFDNGDFIEASHRGKDGNVDVYEVLKAYHDNNFTGYIRPDHGRHLWGEEKNCRPGYGLYDRALGVMYMLGIWDSLDKLKEGK